Genomic DNA from Haloplanus aerogenes:
GAACAGCCCACCGACGAGCTGCTGGCTCACGCCAGCGATGATGAAGAGGCCGACACCGGAGCCGACACCCCACTTGCTGACGATCTCGTCCATGAACAGGATGAGGATACCGCCGACGGCGATCTGGAAGAACAGGAGGGACTGCACGCCCCTGAGCCCGATCCCCAGCGCCTCACCGACCGCCGTATCGGCCGGCAGGAAGTTCCCGGCGAACACCATCGGCAGCCCCGTCAGACAGATCATCACGACCACCAGCAGCTTCTGGAGGCCCTGATACAGCACCTGATCGCGGGGGTCGTTCGTGTCCAAGCCGAGCAGGTCGGCCCCGCCCAGCAGTTGCAGGACGATGCTCGCCGTGACGATGGGCCCGATCCCCAGCTGGAGGATCGATCCCTGCGATCCGGCGAGGATCGACCGGAAGCGACCGAACAGGTCGCTCTGCGTGCCGGCGTCCAGCCCGAACAGCTGGATGTTCGTCAGGAAGAAATACAACACGAGGACGCCTGCGGTCCAGCCGAGCTTGCGCCGGAAGGGGACGTGCCCCTCCGGCCGCGTGACTGACGGCATCCGCGTCAGCACCGGTTCGGCGGTCTCCTTCCATCCCATTGGTTTACTCCTCGGCCGACTCCTCGGTCTCGGATTCGTCCGCCTCGGACTCGGCCTCCTCGGCCCGTTCCGAGAGGTCGGCGCTGCCGCCGGCGGATTCGAGCTTTTCGACCGCGCTCGCGGTGAACGCGTCGGCGACGACGGTCAGTTCGTTGCGAACCTGCCCGTCGCCGAGCACCTTCACCACGTCCGCGTCGTAGCCGTCGTCGGCCACGTCTCGGGCGTCGATGCGGTAGCCGTCACCGGTCTCCTCGGCGAGTCCCTCCGCCACGTAGAGGGCGGCGTTCTCGTCGAGTTCCTGGACCGTCACCTCGCGCACCTCGTCCTGAACGGTCTCGGGGCGGTTGAAGCCGTGTTTGCCGAGCGGTTCGTAGTTGTGGAACTCGTGTTTGTCGCGTCCCGCGCGGCCGCGGCCGCCACGGTGACCGGCACCGCGCCGGTTCTTGTGCGTGCCGCCGCCGTGCGTGCGCGAGCCACGCTGTCGCTTTTTCTTGTTCGTCATCGCATTGCCTCCAGCAGTCGGTCGATCTCCTCGGTCGAGTGCTTGCCGAGCTGGCCGCTCTCGACGGTCGGGTGCTTGACGCCGTCGTGGCCGCCACGCGGCGGGTGGAGCCGGATCGACGGGGCGAGCCCCGCGTCGCGGAGCGTTGTCTCCTCGTCGACCA
This window encodes:
- a CDS encoding uL15m family ribosomal protein; amino-acid sequence: MTNKKKRQRGSRTHGGGTHKNRRGAGHRGGRGRAGRDKHEFHNYEPLGKHGFNRPETVQDEVREVTVQELDENAALYVAEGLAEETGDGYRIDARDVADDGYDADVVKVLGDGQVRNELTVVADAFTASAVEKLESAGGSADLSERAEEAESEADESETEESAEE